Genomic segment of Steroidobacter denitrificans:
CGCAAAGAAAGCGCTGGCTGCCACCCATGGCCAGGGGCGAAGTCATCGGATGTTTCGGCCTGACGGAGCCGCATGGCGGCTCCGATCCGGCAAACATGAAGACGTACGCCCGCAGACAGGGACAGGACTGGATTCTCAATGGCTCCAAAATGTGGATCACCAACGGCGCCATTGCTGACGTGGCTATCGTGTGGGCTCGTACCGATGGTGGTATTCGCGGCTTCCTGGTCGAGAAGGACTTCAAGGGATTCAGGACCAGCCTGGTCAAGCACAAAATGAGTCTGCGCACATCGGTCACATCCGGTCTGTTCTTCGATAACGTGATCGTGCCGGAAGAAAACGTCCTGGGGGTGGTCGGTCTGAAAGGCCCGCTGTCCTGCCTCACCCAGGCGCGCTTCGGCATCTGCTGGGGCGTGATCGGTGCCGCGCAGGCCTGTCTTGCCCAGGTCATCGATTACTCGAAGACACGCAGCCTGTTCGGCAAACCGCTGGCAGCCACTCAGTCCGTCCAGATCCGGCTGGCGGAGATGTCGCGCAAGATCACCACGTCACAATTACTGGCACTGCAACTCGGCCGCCTGTACGACTCGGACCGGATGGAGCCCACGCAGGTATCGATGG
This window contains:
- a CDS encoding acyl-CoA dehydrogenase family protein; protein product: MKHRTAAELDPVDLYAVRSMLSESERLMQNSVAAFVDHQVIPIIAECFEHEHFPRELIGTMAELGLLGCSLRGYGCAGLNGVSYGLICQELERGDSGLRSFVSVQSSLCMYPIHAFGSEAQRKRWLPPMARGEVIGCFGLTEPHGGSDPANMKTYARRQGQDWILNGSKMWITNGAIADVAIVWARTDGGIRGFLVEKDFKGFRTSLVKHKMSLRTSVTSGLFFDNVIVPEENVLGVVGLKGPLSCLTQARFGICWGVIGAAQACLAQVIDYSKTRSLFGKPLAATQSVQIRLAEMSRKITTSQLLALQLGRLYDSDRMEPTQVSMAKWHNTRAAIEVARDARDLLGGAGVSIEYVPIRHALNLESVITYEGTETIHQLTVGRALTGLSAF